A window of the Synechococcus sp. LTW-R genome harbors these coding sequences:
- a CDS encoding SOS response-associated peptidase, which yields MCGRYSLTSRLDQLLPKLGGSLPDGLLAHYAPRPLIRPGEPVLALRQEHGQISPALMLWGLLPEWSKDPLNGPRPFNARSETVAEKASFRGAWRHRRCLLPADGFYEKGHRLAPIDGRPFWLAGIWDRWIGPDGSEVETCCVLTTTPNALVAPLHDRMPVVVPEGLEEAWMEPVDGPGLRALEPLMQGWSPEGWAAEAPLKAKPKSKTEQLPLFG from the coding sequence ATGTGCGGTCGTTACTCCCTGACCTCTCGCCTCGATCAACTGCTCCCCAAGCTCGGCGGGAGCTTGCCCGATGGCTTGCTGGCCCACTACGCCCCGCGCCCCCTGATCCGCCCCGGGGAACCCGTGCTGGCCCTGCGGCAGGAGCACGGTCAGATCAGTCCTGCGCTGATGCTCTGGGGCTTGCTGCCGGAGTGGAGCAAGGATCCCTTGAACGGACCTAGGCCCTTCAACGCCCGCTCGGAGACAGTGGCCGAGAAGGCCAGCTTCCGCGGCGCCTGGCGCCATCGCCGTTGCCTGCTGCCGGCCGATGGCTTCTACGAAAAGGGTCACCGTCTGGCCCCGATCGACGGACGGCCGTTTTGGCTCGCCGGCATTTGGGACCGCTGGATTGGCCCCGATGGCAGTGAAGTGGAGACCTGCTGCGTGCTCACCACGACCCCCAATGCCCTGGTGGCGCCGCTCCATGACCGGATGCCGGTGGTCGTTCCGGAGGGTCTGGAGGAGGCCTGGATGGAGCCCGTGGATGGTCCTGGCCTGCGGGCCCTGGAGCCGTTGATGCAGGGCTGGTCGCCAGAAGGCTGGGCCGCTGAGGCCCCGCTCAAAGCCAAGCCCAAGAGCAAAACGGAGCAGTTGCCCCTGTTTGGTTGA
- a CDS encoding potassium channel family protein: MARANPRHLGYRLLLANGLTVIGCLMLPAGMRQLSALGYLAMPWVLLFSLGARVEPGRWSRQRTRAYRLLAVLTFASSLGWYFTSAQESRAGLPLLVVWTLLVAWSCERLIRNLAKDRAISRDVLMGALAGYLLLGLAAGLLFAVLESLAPGSFVNTVATDVSLLHGAAGPAAKIFSLDFAELNYYAFITLTTTGYGDISPVTPQSQLLSVMVAVSGTVYLALVMGLLISRYTVQDAEEEIAEEREDS, translated from the coding sequence ATGGCCCGCGCGAACCCCCGCCATCTCGGCTACCGCCTGCTGTTGGCGAACGGCCTGACGGTGATCGGTTGTCTGATGCTGCCTGCAGGCATGCGTCAGTTGTCGGCCCTGGGCTATCTGGCGATGCCGTGGGTCTTGCTCTTCAGCCTGGGGGCGCGGGTGGAGCCCGGCCGCTGGTCGCGGCAACGCACCCGGGCCTACCGCTTGCTGGCGGTGCTCACCTTCGCCTCATCCCTCGGCTGGTATTTCACGAGTGCGCAGGAAAGCCGTGCGGGCTTACCGCTGCTCGTGGTCTGGACGCTCCTGGTGGCCTGGAGCTGCGAGCGCCTGATCCGCAACTTGGCGAAGGACCGCGCCATCAGCCGTGATGTCTTGATGGGAGCCTTGGCGGGTTACCTGTTGCTGGGCCTGGCTGCGGGACTGCTGTTTGCGGTGCTGGAGTCGCTGGCGCCGGGCAGCTTTGTGAACACCGTCGCCACCGATGTGTCGCTCCTGCATGGTGCCGCGGGGCCGGCGGCCAAGATTTTCTCGCTGGATTTTGCTGAGCTCAACTACTACGCCTTCATCACCCTGACGACGACCGGCTATGGCGACATCAGCCCGGTGACGCCCCAGAGCCAGCTGTTGAGCGTGATGGTGGCGGTCTCCGGGACGGTCTACCTAGCCCTGGTGATGGGTCTGTTAATCAGCCGCTACACCGTCCAGGACGCGGAAGAGGAGATCGCCGAAGAGCGCGAAGACTCCTAG
- the ribD gene encoding bifunctional diaminohydroxyphosphoribosylaminopyrimidine deaminase/5-amino-6-(5-phosphoribosylamino)uracil reductase RibD translates to MAQPAELARRRMSSGAWRPWMQRALQLASLGAGRTSPNPLVGCLVLDRSGALVGEGFHRQAGTPHAEVHALRQAGARAQGGTAIVTLEPCCHHGRTPPCSEALMAAGVSRVVVAMRDPDPRVAGGGIAQLQAAGIEVISGVCEAEAQALNRSFIQRVQTGRPWGILKWAMSLDGRTALPNGSSQWISGPPARAWVHRLRAQCDAVLVGGGTLRADNPLLTSRGQRSPEPLRVVLSHSLDLPSTAQLWDQSEAATLVLHGSDAPPERQQQLDHLGIEHLALPDCQPKAALELLAQRGCNQVLWECGPELAAAALLDGCVQQVAGVIAPTLLGGLAARTPLGDLGLVDVNQAEPWGQQRLQSLGKDWLIELQR, encoded by the coding sequence ATGGCGCAGCCTGCCGAGCTGGCGCGACGCCGGATGAGCAGCGGCGCCTGGCGGCCCTGGATGCAGCGGGCCCTGCAGCTGGCCTCCCTCGGGGCCGGACGCACGAGCCCCAACCCGCTGGTGGGCTGCCTCGTTCTGGATCGGTCCGGCGCCTTGGTTGGCGAGGGCTTTCACCGCCAAGCCGGCACACCCCACGCGGAGGTCCACGCCCTGCGCCAAGCCGGCGCGCGGGCCCAAGGCGGCACCGCCATCGTCACCCTGGAGCCCTGCTGCCACCACGGCCGCACACCCCCCTGCAGTGAAGCGCTGATGGCCGCGGGCGTCAGCCGCGTTGTCGTCGCGATGCGGGATCCCGATCCACGGGTCGCCGGAGGCGGCATCGCCCAACTCCAGGCCGCCGGCATCGAGGTGATCAGCGGGGTCTGCGAAGCGGAGGCCCAAGCCCTCAACCGCAGCTTCATCCAGCGGGTGCAGACCGGGCGCCCCTGGGGAATCCTCAAGTGGGCGATGAGCCTCGATGGCCGCACCGCCCTACCCAACGGCTCCAGTCAATGGATCTCCGGTCCACCGGCCCGCGCCTGGGTGCATCGGCTGCGGGCCCAATGCGACGCGGTCCTCGTCGGCGGCGGAACCCTCCGCGCTGACAATCCCCTGCTCACCAGCCGCGGGCAGCGCAGCCCTGAACCGCTGCGGGTTGTGCTCAGCCACAGCCTGGATCTGCCCAGCACGGCCCAGCTCTGGGACCAAAGCGAGGCCGCCACCCTGGTGCTCCACGGCAGCGACGCTCCCCCTGAACGGCAACAGCAGCTGGATCACCTGGGGATCGAGCACCTCGCCCTGCCGGACTGCCAACCGAAGGCCGCCCTCGAACTCTTGGCCCAGCGGGGCTGCAATCAGGTGCTCTGGGAATGCGGCCCGGAGCTCGCCGCCGCCGCCCTGCTTGACGGGTGCGTGCAACAGGTGGCTGGCGTCATCGCCCCAACCCTGCTCGGGGGATTGGCCGCTCGCACCCCCCTGGGCGACCTCGGCTTGGTCGATGTCAACCAAGCCGAGCCATGGGGCCAGCAACGGCTCCAGTCCCTCGGCAAGGACTGGCTGATCGAGCTGCAGCGCTAG
- a CDS encoding DUF3122 domain-containing protein, which produces MKHWFGLFLAAVLLVFPLQPANAQVHLHPDENGTEIVRSLESLRDLDYQSWQAVAYRSGPPGGPVTLRIVGYPGRVRLDHPTSLIVHSGRGTWELEDITTANPKLASDGRDAAAEFDLNPLLADLHQNRPLRLELPGVFVELPVPPFVVGEWRSLPSWRDAG; this is translated from the coding sequence GTGAAGCACTGGTTCGGTCTCTTCTTGGCTGCGGTCTTGCTGGTTTTCCCCCTGCAACCCGCCAACGCCCAGGTGCATCTGCACCCCGATGAGAACGGCACGGAGATCGTCCGCAGCCTGGAAAGCCTCAGGGATCTGGACTACCAGAGCTGGCAGGCCGTCGCCTACCGCTCTGGTCCCCCAGGCGGCCCAGTGACCCTGCGGATCGTGGGCTATCCGGGCCGCGTGCGCCTCGATCACCCCACCTCGCTGATCGTGCACTCCGGGCGAGGCACCTGGGAACTGGAGGACATCACCACCGCCAACCCGAAGCTGGCGAGCGATGGCCGGGATGCCGCGGCCGAGTTTGACCTCAATCCCCTCCTGGCCGACCTGCACCAGAACCGCCCCCTCCGCCTTGAGCTCCCGGGAGTGTTCGTCGAGCTGCCCGTTCCTCCCTTTGTGGTGGGTGAATGGCGCAGCCTGCCGAGCTGGCGCGACGCCGGATGA
- a CDS encoding GH116 family glycosyl hydrolase — protein MARLGLSALKSLLRRAGLRRSKRPATWQPPTASWSRPLGQGWSSPYTVRYASNLDDGPNHGMPLGGFGAGCIGRAPDGSFNLWHLDGGEHWFGVLPDCQFSLFESNGNSSRAHALAVESSRDASRPEADKPLQSWDWYPASTETKKTGTYAARYPLSWTHYEGVFDAEVSCEAFSPILPGNYQQTSYPLAVFVWTLRNPSSQPLDLSLMLSWRNTCGWFTNTDSSAEVHFRDDGSPEHNYAPAIGKSEGHRNAWIEDGNCKGVVLGGDVSSPVREGEGQWCIATSEQPGVSIQRCSRWTPTSDGSELWGSFSRDGSIPESNNNRRSGAAEPVSAALAVRCRLEPGQSIEIPVVISWDLPVTAFATGTSALRRYTDFFGTSGQNAAAIAAEGLTHWRQWKAQIEAWQQPVLERSDLPEPLRMALFNELYDLCSGGSLWSAASREDPVGRFGVLECLDYAWYESLDVRLYGSLALLQLWPELDKAVLRSFARAIPAADATPRPIGWYFTQGKGRVEAARKVKGATPHDLGAPNERPWDATNYTAYQDCNLWKDLASDYVLQVWRTFKLAPNGEDLRFLAECWPAAVEALRYLKTFDINNDGLPDNGGAPDQTFDDWPLKGVSAYCGALWIAALEAALAIAQQLQLSTGLDTSAEQQEFSGWLAQSRGNFDTLLWNGEYYDIDAESGTPVVMADQLCGDFYARLLGLEPVVSEANSRSTLNAVRESCFETFEGGSLGVANGLRRDGTPLDPNGTHPLEVWTGINFGIASYFRLMGETETALAITSAVVHQVYSGGLQFRTPEAITAVNTFRACHYLRAMAIWGVWATHTDWQRIPGAEASG, from the coding sequence ATGGCGCGCCTCGGCCTGTCCGCCCTGAAGTCCCTGCTGCGCCGCGCCGGACTCCGTCGCTCCAAACGTCCCGCCACCTGGCAGCCCCCGACCGCGAGCTGGAGCCGCCCCTTAGGTCAGGGCTGGAGCTCTCCCTACACGGTTCGCTACGCGAGCAACCTCGACGACGGCCCCAACCACGGCATGCCCCTCGGTGGCTTTGGCGCCGGCTGCATCGGTCGCGCCCCAGATGGCTCCTTCAACCTCTGGCACCTCGACGGCGGTGAGCACTGGTTCGGGGTGTTGCCCGATTGCCAGTTCTCCCTGTTTGAGAGCAACGGCAACAGCAGCCGCGCCCACGCCCTCGCGGTCGAGTCCAGCCGCGATGCCTCCCGGCCCGAGGCCGACAAACCGCTGCAGAGCTGGGATTGGTATCCCGCCAGCACGGAGACGAAGAAGACCGGCACCTACGCCGCCCGCTACCCCCTGAGCTGGACGCACTACGAAGGGGTCTTTGACGCCGAGGTCAGCTGCGAGGCCTTCAGCCCGATCCTGCCGGGCAACTACCAGCAGACCAGCTATCCGCTGGCGGTGTTCGTCTGGACCCTGCGCAACCCCAGCAGCCAGCCGCTGGATCTCTCCTTGATGCTCAGCTGGCGGAACACCTGCGGTTGGTTCACCAACACCGACTCCTCCGCCGAGGTGCACTTCCGCGATGACGGCAGCCCGGAGCACAACTACGCCCCGGCCATCGGCAAGAGCGAAGGGCACCGCAACGCATGGATCGAGGACGGCAACTGCAAGGGAGTCGTCCTCGGGGGTGACGTCTCCAGCCCGGTGCGGGAAGGCGAGGGCCAATGGTGCATCGCCACCAGCGAACAGCCCGGGGTGAGCATCCAACGCTGCAGCCGCTGGACTCCCACGAGCGATGGCTCAGAGCTCTGGGGCAGCTTCAGCCGCGATGGCTCGATCCCCGAGAGCAACAACAACCGCCGCAGCGGCGCCGCCGAACCGGTCAGTGCCGCCCTGGCGGTCCGCTGCCGGCTGGAGCCTGGCCAGAGCATCGAGATTCCGGTGGTCATCAGCTGGGATCTACCGGTCACGGCCTTCGCCACCGGCACGAGCGCCCTGCGCCGCTACACCGATTTCTTTGGGACCAGCGGCCAGAACGCCGCCGCCATTGCCGCAGAGGGGCTGACCCACTGGCGCCAGTGGAAAGCGCAGATCGAGGCCTGGCAGCAGCCGGTGCTGGAGCGCAGCGATCTGCCGGAGCCGCTGCGGATGGCGCTCTTCAACGAGCTCTATGACCTCTGCAGCGGCGGCAGCCTCTGGAGTGCCGCCAGCCGCGAAGACCCCGTGGGCCGCTTCGGGGTCCTGGAGTGCCTGGACTACGCCTGGTACGAAAGCCTGGATGTGCGGCTCTACGGCTCCCTGGCGCTGCTGCAGCTCTGGCCGGAGCTCGACAAGGCGGTGCTGCGGAGCTTTGCCCGGGCGATCCCCGCAGCCGACGCCACGCCGCGGCCGATTGGTTGGTACTTCACCCAGGGCAAGGGCCGCGTCGAAGCCGCCCGCAAGGTGAAGGGCGCCACACCCCACGACCTGGGGGCCCCCAACGAGCGCCCGTGGGATGCCACGAACTACACGGCCTACCAGGACTGCAACCTCTGGAAGGACCTGGCGAGCGATTACGTCCTGCAGGTCTGGCGCACCTTCAAGCTCGCCCCCAATGGCGAGGACCTGCGCTTCCTGGCGGAGTGCTGGCCGGCGGCCGTGGAGGCGCTGCGGTACCTGAAGACCTTCGACATCAACAACGACGGCCTGCCCGACAACGGCGGTGCGCCGGATCAGACCTTTGATGACTGGCCGCTGAAGGGCGTCAGCGCCTACTGCGGCGCCCTCTGGATTGCCGCACTGGAAGCGGCCCTGGCGATCGCCCAGCAGCTGCAACTGAGCACCGGCCTCGACACCTCGGCTGAGCAACAGGAATTCAGCGGTTGGCTGGCGCAATCGCGAGGGAACTTCGACACGCTCCTCTGGAACGGCGAGTACTACGACATCGACGCCGAGAGCGGCACGCCCGTGGTGATGGCCGACCAGCTCTGCGGTGACTTCTATGCACGCCTGCTGGGCCTGGAGCCGGTGGTGAGCGAGGCCAACAGCCGCAGCACCTTGAATGCCGTGCGGGAGTCCTGCTTCGAGACGTTCGAAGGCGGCAGCCTCGGCGTGGCCAATGGCCTGCGCCGCGACGGCACCCCGTTGGACCCCAACGGCACACACCCGCTGGAGGTCTGGACCGGGATCAACTTCGGCATCGCCAGTTATTTCCGGCTGATGGGCGAGACCGAGACCGCCCTGGCGATCACCTCAGCAGTGGTCCATCAGGTGTATTCCGGCGGCCTGCAGTTCCGCACCCCCGAAGCGATCACGGCGGTGAACACCTTCCGCGCCTGCCACTACCTGCGGGCGATGGCGATCTGGGGGGTCTGGGCGACCCACACCGATTGGCAGCGGATCCCAGGGGCGGAGGCGAGTGGTTAG
- the cbiE gene encoding precorrin-6y C5,15-methyltransferase (decarboxylating) subunit CbiE, translating to MIEVIGTDAGAPASLPLDKQQLLRQAPLVAAPRRLHDALQGWSSAPLIASDQPEALIDQLQGAEAAVVLASGDPLWFGIGRLLIQGLGVERLRFHPSPCSLQLAFSRLARPWQNASWISLHGRDPGVLASRLQQRPEALAVLTDPSRGGVAEVRELLRASGLEQAYGLWLCERLGHPEERVQRLAPAAALPADLDPLHLVVLLAEQPDPQPPESLPLLGLADGAYLQHPDRPGLMTKREVRIQLLADLDLPASGVLWDLGAGVGSIGLEALRLRPGLSLWALEQRGGSAALIRANAERLGVTPAGVIEGRAPEALADLPDPDRVLIGGGGRDRVALLEAVLARLNPGGRVVIPLATVEALADLRPVLERAGLVVGIAQHQAWRGSALADGTRLAPLNPVLILRGQKQSG from the coding sequence ATGATTGAGGTGATTGGCACCGACGCGGGCGCTCCGGCATCGCTGCCCCTCGACAAGCAGCAGCTGCTTCGCCAGGCGCCCCTGGTGGCGGCCCCCCGTCGCCTGCATGACGCTCTGCAGGGCTGGAGCAGCGCCCCCCTGATCGCCAGTGACCAGCCAGAAGCCCTGATCGATCAGCTCCAGGGGGCCGAGGCGGCGGTGGTTCTGGCCAGTGGTGACCCCCTCTGGTTCGGCATTGGCCGGCTCCTGATCCAGGGACTGGGCGTTGAGCGTTTGCGCTTCCACCCCTCCCCCTGTTCCCTGCAACTCGCCTTCTCCCGGCTGGCCCGTCCTTGGCAGAACGCCAGCTGGATCAGCCTCCACGGCCGTGACCCCGGGGTCCTGGCGTCTCGCCTGCAGCAGCGCCCGGAGGCCCTGGCGGTGCTGACCGACCCCAGCCGCGGCGGGGTGGCGGAAGTGCGGGAGCTGCTGCGGGCCTCCGGGCTGGAGCAGGCCTATGGCCTTTGGCTCTGTGAGCGGCTCGGACATCCCGAGGAGCGGGTGCAGCGGTTGGCTCCCGCGGCTGCGCTGCCTGCGGATCTGGATCCCTTGCATCTCGTGGTCCTGCTGGCGGAGCAGCCCGATCCCCAACCGCCGGAGTCCTTGCCGCTCTTGGGGCTCGCCGACGGTGCCTACCTGCAGCATCCGGATCGCCCCGGGCTGATGACCAAGCGTGAGGTCCGCATTCAGCTGCTGGCTGACCTCGACTTACCGGCCTCTGGGGTGCTCTGGGATCTGGGGGCCGGGGTGGGCTCCATTGGTCTGGAGGCCCTGCGCCTGCGGCCTGGGCTGTCTCTCTGGGCGCTCGAGCAGCGGGGTGGTTCAGCGGCGTTGATCCGCGCCAACGCCGAGCGGCTCGGGGTAACGCCAGCGGGGGTGATTGAAGGTCGCGCCCCGGAGGCCTTGGCGGATCTGCCCGACCCCGATCGGGTCTTGATCGGCGGCGGCGGTCGCGATCGTGTGGCCCTGCTCGAGGCCGTGTTGGCGCGCCTGAATCCCGGCGGACGGGTGGTCATTCCCCTGGCCACCGTGGAGGCCTTGGCGGACCTGCGTCCGGTTTTAGAGCGAGCCGGCCTGGTGGTCGGCATCGCTCAGCACCAGGCCTGGCGGGGCTCCGCCCTGGCGGATGGCACCCGGCTGGCGCCCCTTAATCCGGTGCTGATCCTGCGGGGACAGAAGCAATCGGGCTGA
- a CDS encoding DUF192 domain-containing protein translates to MPTPALPPQQLPLEAQWCVAAEQPCIALEVARSQEQQRMGLQGRPPLAPLRGMWFPFPTPQPLRFWMHKTPAPLDMIFLHGNRVIAIEANTTPCPHLPCRSYGPQEPGDGVVELGAGEAKRLGIRVGMPAVISPIASVPAGSAPD, encoded by the coding sequence ATGCCAACCCCTGCCCTTCCGCCGCAACAGCTCCCCCTTGAGGCCCAGTGGTGTGTCGCGGCGGAGCAACCCTGCATTGCCCTGGAGGTGGCCCGCAGCCAAGAGCAGCAGCGCATGGGCCTGCAGGGCAGGCCGCCCCTCGCACCGCTGCGCGGGATGTGGTTTCCCTTCCCCACACCGCAACCGCTCCGCTTTTGGATGCACAAAACCCCGGCGCCACTCGACATGATCTTCCTCCATGGCAACCGGGTGATCGCCATTGAGGCCAACACGACGCCCTGTCCGCACCTGCCCTGCCGCAGCTACGGCCCCCAGGAACCCGGCGACGGCGTCGTGGAGCTCGGGGCCGGGGAAGCCAAGCGCCTGGGCATCCGCGTCGGCATGCCCGCTGTGATCAGCCCGATTGCTTCTGTCCCCGCAGGATCAGCACCGGATTAA
- a CDS encoding response regulator transcription factor codes for MNDVCVLLLGETSEALAERLSASGYAPLLGEPGLKQAAEDGCELVVLSTDWGARIQELRHNLGPVPLLLDIVEDSVPARSEVLLQGGDDFWLSSAGASDLLTRLRVHLKLQDKQRPPRDLLQLGDLTIVPSRHEVRRQGTTIALTAREYALLELLMEHAREVVSRERILATVWRDQQGAASNVIEVYIRYLRQKLEAEGGKRLIHTVRGRGYCLSDGPPQLG; via the coding sequence ATGAACGACGTCTGTGTCCTGCTCCTGGGGGAGACGTCCGAAGCCCTCGCCGAGCGTCTGAGTGCCTCCGGCTACGCCCCCCTGCTTGGCGAACCCGGCCTGAAGCAGGCCGCAGAGGACGGCTGCGAGCTGGTGGTGCTCTCCACTGATTGGGGAGCCCGGATCCAGGAGCTCCGCCACAACCTGGGACCGGTTCCCCTGCTGCTGGACATCGTTGAGGACAGCGTTCCGGCCCGCTCCGAGGTGTTACTCCAGGGGGGCGACGACTTCTGGTTGTCCTCAGCCGGCGCCAGCGACCTGCTGACCCGGCTGCGGGTGCACCTCAAGCTGCAGGACAAACAGCGGCCGCCGCGGGATCTCCTGCAACTGGGGGACCTGACCATCGTCCCGAGCCGCCATGAGGTGCGCCGCCAGGGCACGACGATCGCCTTGACCGCACGGGAATACGCGCTGCTGGAGCTGCTGATGGAGCACGCCCGCGAGGTGGTCAGCCGCGAGCGGATCCTGGCGACGGTCTGGCGCGATCAGCAGGGGGCCGCCAGCAACGTGATCGAGGTCTACATCCGCTACCTGCGCCAAAAGCTGGAGGCCGAGGGCGGCAAGCGGCTGATCCACACCGTCCGCGGCAGGGGCTACTGCCTCAGCGACGGACCACCCCAGCTGGGCTGA
- a CDS encoding NAD(+) kinase, protein MPCVGLIINDGKDLALSTADTIEARLKEADYDVLRASSAAGMVGFANPEQHLRSKGHVACVPPHFEAGMDMAMVLGGDGTVLSATRMTAPIDVPILTINTGHLGFLAETYLPKLEEALDQVIAGDWTVEERTTLVVTVMRGDQRRWELLCLNEMALHREPITSMCHFEIAVGRHAPVDIAADGVILSTPTGSTAYALSAGGPVISPDCPVLQLTPIAPHSLASRALVFSDHEPVTVFPATPERLMMVVDGSAGCYVWPEDRVLIRRSEHPVRFVRLADHEFFQVLRNKLGWGLPHVAKPGSGA, encoded by the coding sequence TTGCCCTGCGTCGGACTGATCATTAACGACGGCAAGGACCTGGCCCTGTCCACTGCCGACACCATTGAGGCCCGCCTTAAGGAGGCGGATTACGACGTGCTGCGCGCCAGCAGTGCCGCCGGGATGGTCGGTTTCGCCAACCCTGAGCAGCACCTGCGCAGCAAAGGGCACGTTGCCTGCGTCCCCCCCCACTTCGAAGCGGGGATGGACATGGCGATGGTGCTTGGGGGCGACGGCACCGTGCTGTCGGCCACCCGGATGACGGCACCGATCGACGTGCCGATCCTGACGATCAACACGGGGCACCTGGGCTTCCTGGCGGAGACCTACCTCCCCAAGCTTGAGGAAGCCCTCGACCAGGTGATCGCCGGCGACTGGACCGTCGAGGAGCGGACCACGTTGGTGGTGACCGTGATGCGCGGGGACCAGCGCCGCTGGGAGCTGCTCTGCCTGAACGAGATGGCGCTGCACCGCGAGCCCATCACCTCGATGTGCCATTTCGAGATCGCCGTCGGCCGCCACGCCCCGGTGGACATCGCCGCCGATGGCGTCATCCTTTCGACCCCGACCGGCTCCACCGCTTACGCCCTGAGCGCCGGCGGACCGGTGATCAGCCCCGACTGCCCGGTGCTGCAGCTCACCCCGATCGCCCCCCACTCCCTGGCGTCTCGGGCCCTGGTCTTCAGTGATCACGAGCCGGTGACAGTCTTCCCGGCCACCCCCGAGCGGCTGATGATGGTCGTGGACGGCAGCGCCGGTTGCTACGTCTGGCCGGAGGATCGGGTCCTAATCCGCCGCAGCGAGCACCCCGTGCGCTTCGTGCGCCTGGCGGACCATGAGTTCTTCCAGGTGCTGCGCAACAAGCTCGGCTGGGGCCTGCCCCACGTGGCCAAGCCCGGCAGCGGCGCTTGA